The following coding sequences are from one Musa acuminata AAA Group cultivar baxijiao chromosome BXJ1-6, Cavendish_Baxijiao_AAA, whole genome shotgun sequence window:
- the LOC103971144 gene encoding E3 ubiquitin-protein ligase SIRP1 gives MSEAPVGRYWCHACHRVVNPVMEPELKCPFCDDGFVEEMESRGFDDSDSTIDSDRSLSLWAPIWYQLINGSSRRSRSRREEDDDDSDLDREFEDFIRRRRRRSAIIQLLQSLQDDLRSETDNFETEVERERERENLILINPFNQAIILQGSLDTDQNDGQESNSAGASSGDSFMGSALDMLLQHLAENDLNRYGTPPAKKEAIDALPTVKIEETLGCSVCLEDFAIGMEAKEMPCKHKFHRDCILPWLELHSSCPVCRSQMPADDSKVSNGSSNGSRIDETDGDDGDGGDRVGRGDPNRFWVPVPWPFSGLFSLSGSQNGGTSSSNASSSNSGTNTHGEEN, from the coding sequence ATGAGTGAAGCTCCGGTTGGTAGATATTGGTGCCATGCGTGCCATCGAGTTGTTAATCCGGTCATGGAACCGGAGCTCAAGTGTCCTTTCTGTGATGATGGTTTTGTGGAAGAGATGGAGAGTAGAGGATTTGATGACTCCGACTCCACTATCGATTCAGATCGGTCCCTCTCCCTATGGGCTCCGATCTGGTATCAATTGATCAATGGTTCTTCTCGCCGTTCAAGGTCCCGAAGGGAAGAGGATGACGACGACTCAGATCTGGACCGTGAGTTCGAAGACTTCATAAGGAGGCGAAGGAGGAGATCTGCCATTATTCAGTTGCTCCAGAGTTTACAGGATGATCTTAGGTCTGAGACAGACAACTTTGAGACTGAAGTAGAGAGGGAAAGGGAAAGAGAGAACCTAATTCTCATCAATCCTTTCAACCAGGCCATAATTCTCCAAGGATCCTTGGACACAGACCAGAATGATGGCCAAGAATCGAATAGTGCCGGTGCCTCATCAGGAGATTCCTTTATGGGTTCTGCTTTGGACATGCTGTTGCAGCATTTGGCGGAGAACGATCTGAATAGGTATGGGACTCCACCGGCTAAGAAAGAGGCCATAGATGCATTGCCCACAGTGAAAATTGAGGAAACCTTGGGCTGTTCTGTCTGTCTTGAGGACTTTGCTATAGGAATGGAAGCTAAAGAGATGCCATGCAAACATAAGTTCCACCGTGACTGCATACTTCCATGGCTGGAACTCCATAGTTCGTGCCCAGTTTGTAGGTCTCAGATGCCTGCTGATGATTCAAAAGTTTCAAATGGATCTAGTAATGGCAGTAGGATCGATGAAACTGATGGTGATGATGGTGATGGTGGTGATAGAGTTGGTCGAGGAGATCCTAATAGATTCTGGGTCCCTGTTCCGTGGCCTTTCAGTGGTCTCTTCTCACTATCAGGTTCTCAGAATGGTGGGACCTCATCTTCAAATGCATCATCATCAAACTCTGGAACTAACACACATGGTGAGGAGAACTGA